A single window of Bombus pascuorum chromosome 1, iyBomPasc1.1, whole genome shotgun sequence DNA harbors:
- the LOC132913808 gene encoding acetyl-CoA carboxylase isoform X5: MTEHGGTDKPNLNEERATPPPRKIRHREADDKENSEQDVNRSNDSSSTMSENPVSFVVGEPDNDRSEELEIEDSFPSESYDITTTQVQQNAMAGLIERRKRLRPSMSQGTVMIQTQSRLQEKDFTIATPEEFVHRFGGTKVINKVLIANNGIAAVKCMRSIRRWSYEMFKNERAVRFVVMVTPEDLKANAEYIKMADQYVPVPGGTNNNNYANVELIVDIAVRTQVQAVWAGWGHASENPKLPELLHKNNMCFIGPSERAMWALGDKIASSIVAQTADVPTLPWSGSELKAQYSGKKIKISSELFKKGCVSTVEECLAAANKIGFPIMVKASEGGGGKGIRKVENAEELPTLFRQVQTEIPGSPIFIMKLAKCARHLEVQLLADNYGNAISLFGRDCSIQRRHQKIIEEAPAVVAKPEVFEEMEKAAVRLAKMVGYVSAGTVEYLYDTSGRYYFLELNPRLQVEHPCTEMVSDVNLPAAQLQIAMGLPLHHIKDIRLLYGESPWGDSVIDFDQPRHKPQPWGHVIAARITSENPDEGFKPSSGTVQELNFRSSKNVWGYFSVAASGGLHEFADSQFGHCFSWGEDRNQARENLVIALKELSIRGDFRTTVEYLITLLETESFQQNNIDTAWLDLLIAERVRSDKPDVLLAITCGALHIADRTITAAFTGFQTALEKGQIQASNDLDNVIDVELINDGYKYKIQTAKSGPNSYFLVMNGSYKEVELHRLSDGGLLLSLDGASFTTYMREEVDRYRIIIGNQTCIFEKDNDPSLLRSPSAGKLISYLVEDGGHVNAGQAYAEIEVMKMVMTITASEAGSVFYVKRPGAILEAGTLIAQLELDDPSLVTKAQEYTGKFPETIAPAISEKLNHLHAEYRTALENTLGGYCLPDPYHVPRVRELLEKFMNSLRDPSLPLLELQEVIATISGRIPISVEKKIRKLMSLYERNITSVLAQFPSQQIAAVIDGHAASLSKRSERDVFFLTTEAIVQLVQRYRNGIRGRMKTAVHELLRQYYTVESQFQQGHYDKCVSALIDEYKDDVATITAMIFSHNQVTKKNVLVTMLIDHLWANEPGLTDELSSTLTELTSLNRTEHSRVALRARQILIAAHQPAYELRHNQMESIFLSAVDMYGHDFHPENLEKLILSETSIFDILHDFFYHSNRTVCNAALEVYVRRSYISYELTCVQHLELSGEVPLVHFQFLLPNNHPNIQNQSSVNHRVGAMAAFQDMDQFTRYSDEVFDLLEDLSSITSTSAKVLAEAVDAAASESRHSTSINVSLSNAENTGTVEMGERSAEPVHILSIAVQEKENHDDVTMAKLFGDWCAANKEELISRDIRRITFTVLKKRQFPKFFTYRQRDGFVEDKIYRHLEPGCAFQLELNRMRTYDLEALPTSNQKMHLYLGRAKVAKGQQVTDYRFFIRSIIRHSDLITKEASFDYLHNEGERVLLEAMDELEVAFSHPLAKRTECNHIFLNFVPTVIMDPVRIEESVTSMVLRYGPRLWKLRVRQAEIKMTIRPAPGKPTSILRLCIANDSGYSIDLHLYMEATDPKTGIIRFESYPSSMVNGTWRPGPMHGLPISTPYLTKDYLQAKRFQAQSSGTTYVYDLPDMFRQQTEKMWIKYIEERPQCDITIPNPVMDCVELVLEGDNLVEQKRLPGENNVGMVAWRLRLYTPEYPVSGRDIILIANDLTHLIGSFGPKEDLVFCRASERARQLGIPRIYFSANSGARIGLAEEVKALFRIAWEDEDEPEKGFRYIYLTPDDYARLAPLNSVKTSLIEDKGESRYKITDIIGKDDGLGVENLKYAGMIAGETSKAYDEIVTISIVSCRAIGIGAYLVRLGQRVIQIENSHIILTGYKALNTVLGREVYASNNQLGGIQIMHNNGVSHATNVRDLEGVATALRWLSYCPKFKGAPLPILSAPFPDPVDREIMYVPTKAAYDPRFMLEGRIQNGTNYWESGFFDRGSWQEIMRPWAQTVVTGRARLGGIPCGVIAVETRTVELHLPADPANLDSEAKTISQAGQVWFPDSAYKTAQAIKDFGKEELPLFIFANWRGFSGGMKDMYEQIIKFGAYIVDGLREYTKPIFVYIPPNGELRGGAWAVVDPTINPRYMEMFADNTSRGGVLEPGGIVEIKFRTKDILKAMHRVDSVIQKLKENLANANSAEERTDIESQIRKREQLLEPMYRQVAVHFADLHDTPERMFEKNTIHDIIPWQKARRLLYWRLRRRLLEDEIKKEILSTQHTLDVRQVGAMLRRWFIEDKGATESYLWDQDEAATNWLENQRQDENSVVSRNITCVRQDAIVSRVKEALETCPEVRLNAILEIAHRLQPAERAELQRTLSQIETTTQEHHNDSSASS; this comes from the exons GCCCAGCATGTCACAGGGCACGGTGATGATTCAGACGCAAAGCCGGTTACAAGAAAAGGACTTCACTATTGCCACACCCGAGGAGTTTGTTCATCGTTTCGGCGGTACCAAAGTTATCAACAAG GTCCTAATCGCCAACAACGGAATAGCGGCTGTAAAATGTATGCGTTCGATCCGACGATGGTCCTACGAAATGTTCAAGAACGAACGCGCCGTACGTTTCGTCGTGATGGTCACTCCGGAAGATTTAAAAGCGAACGCGGAATATATCAAAATGGCAGATCAGTACGTACCCGTGCCAGGTGGAACCAACAACAACAATTATGCGAACGTCGAGCTGATCGTAGACATCGCTGTACGCACTCAGGTCCAGGCTGTATGGGCTGGTTGGGGTCATGCCTCTGAAAATCCAAAATTGCCAGAACTACTCCATAAAAATAACATGTGTTTCATTG gGCCATCCGAGAGAGCAATGTGGGCTCTTGGAGATAAAATCGCGTCAAGTATTGTAGCGCAAACTGCAGATGTACCGACACTTCCTTGGTCAGGTTCGGAACTAAAGGCACAGTACAgtggaaaaaagataaaaatatcatcgGAACTTTTCAAGAAAGGGTGCGTTTCGACGGTAGAAGAATGCTTGGCAGCAGCTAACAAAATAGGCTTTCCTATAATGGTGAAAGCTAGCGAGGGAGGTGGTGGAAAAGGTATCAGAAAGGTGGAGAACGCTGAAGAATTGCCCACATTGTTTAG GCAGGTACAAACTGAAATACCTGGATCTCCGATATTCATTATGAAATTGGCAAAATGTGCTCGCCATTTAGAAGTTCAATTATTAGCTGACAATTATGGAAACGCGATATCGTTATTTGGTCGTGACTGTTCTATTCAGAGAAGACATCAAAAGATTATCGAAGAAGCGCCTGCTGTGGTTGCTAAACCCGAAGTCtttgaagaaatggaaaaa GCTGCTGTAAGATTGGCCAAAATGGTTGGATATGTCAGCGCAGGTACTGTCGAATACCTGTACGACACTTCTGGACGATATTACTTTTTGGAATTGAATCCACGTCTTCAAGTGGAACATCCGTGTACTGAGATGGTATCTGATGTTAATTTGCCCGCGGCACAACTTCAAATTGCTATGGGGTTACCATTACATCATATTAAAGATATTCGTCTTCTTTATGGTGAAAGTCCATGGGGAGATAGCGTCATTGACTTCGATCAACCGAGACACAAACCCCAACCATGGGGTCACGTGATAGCTGCGAGAATTACTAGTGAAAATCCTGATGAAG GTTTTAAACCGAGTTCTGGTACGGTGCAAGAACTGAATTTCCGATCCTCGAAGAATGTTTGGGGTTACTTCTCAGTAGCAGCTTCCGGAGGTCTCCATGAATTTGCAGACTCACAATTCGGACATTGCTTCTCTTGGGGAGAGGATCGTAACCAGGCTCGAGAAAATTTGGTCATAGCTTTGAAAGAATTGAGCATTAGGGGTGATTTCAGAACCACCGTCGAATATTTGATTACGCTATTAGAAACTGAATCTTTCCAACAGAACAATATAGATACTGCGTGGCTTGATTTGTTGATTGCTGAACGCGTTAGGAGTGACAAACCGGATGTATTATTAGCCATAACATGCGGTGCGCTTCATATCGCTGATAGAACAATCACTGCCGCTTTTACTGGGTTTCAAACAGCATTGGAAAAAGGACAAATACAAGCCAGCAATGATTTAGATAATGTTATCGAC GTTGAACTCATTAACGACggatacaaatataaaatacagacTGCTAAGTCAGGCCCTAATAGTTATTTTCTTGTTATGAACGGTTCCTACAAAGAAGTAGAATTACACCGACTATCGGATGGAGGATTATTGCTCTCTTTGGATGGCGCAAGTTTCACGACTTACATGAGGGAGGAAGTCGATCGTTACAGGATCATCATTGGAAATCAAACCTGCATCTTCGAGAAGGACAACGATCCTTCTTTATTGAGGTCACCATCAGCTGGCAAACTAATTAGCTATCTAGTCGAAGATGGTGGTCACGTGAACGCTGGACAAGCATACGCAGAAATTGAAGTCATGAAAATGGTAATGACAATAACAGCGAGCGAAGCTGGTAGCGTCTTTTATGTTAAAAGACCAGGTGCCATTCTCGAGGCTGGTACCTTGATTGCTCAACTAGAATTGGACGATCCATCTCTGGTAACAAAAGCTCAGGAGTACACTGGTAAATTCCCGGAAACTATAGCTCCAgcaatttctgaaaaattgaatCATCTTCATGCTGAATACAGAACAGCTTTAGAAAACACTCTAGGAGGATATTGTTTACCAGATCCGTACCACGTGCCTCGAGTACGAGAACTTCTTGAGAAATTCATGAATTCCCTTCGTGACCCTAGCTTACCATTGCTCGAACTTCAAGAAGTGATCGCAACGATATCAGGAAGAATTCCGATTTCCGTAGAGAAAAAAATCAGGAAATTGATGTCGCTGTACGAAAGAAACATAACTTCTGTTTTAGCTCAATTTCCTAGTCAACAAATTGCTGCTGTGATCGATGGACATGCAGCAAGTCTTTCCAAGCGATCTGAACGCGACGTCTTCTTCTTAACTACCGAAGCTATAGTGCAATTGGTACAAAGATATAGGAATGGAATACGTGGAAGAATGAAGACCGCTGTTCACGAACTACTTCGACAATATTACACCGTTGAAAGCCAGTTCCAACAAGGACATTACGATAAATGTGTTTCTGCTTTAATCGATGAATACAAAGATGATGTAGCAACAATAACAGCTATGATTTTCAGCCATAACCAAGTCACGAAGAAGAACGTTTTGGTAACTATGCTCATAGATCATCTCTGGGCGAATGAACCTGGTCTTACGGACGAGTTATCGAGCACGCTGACGGAACTAACGAGCCTGAATCGTACAGAGCATAGTCGTGTCGCGTTACGTGCGAGACAAATTCTAATCGCTGCTCATCAACCTGCTTACGAATTAAGACACAACCAAATGGAATCTATATTCTTATCAGCGGTAGACATGTACGGCCATGATTTCCATCCAGAAAACTTAGAGAAACTTATTCTTTCCGAAACAtctattttcgatattttacatgACTTCTTCTACCATTCCAATCGTACAGTTTGCAATGCTGCTTTGGAGGTTTATGTTCGCAGATCTTATATCAGTTATGAGTTGACTTGCGTGCAACATCTGGAATTGTCTGGCGAAGTACCGCTTGtacatttccaatttttgcTGCCTAACAATCATCCTAATATACAAAACCAATCTTCGGTTAATCACAGAGTCGGGGCTATGGCAGCTTTCCAAGACATGGATCAATTCACCCGATATTCTGACGAAGTTTTCGACCTCCTAGAGGATCTGTCTTCGATTACCTCAACTTCGGCTAAAGTTTTAGCAGAGGCAGTAGACGCAGCTGCAAGCGAATCGAGACACAGTACATCCATAAACGTATCTTTAAGCAATGCGGAAAATACTGGTACAGTGGAAATGGGTGAACGATCTGCAGAACCGGTACATATTTTGAGCATTGCCGttcaagagaaagagaatcaCGATGACGTTACGATGGCGAAACTCTTTGGAGATTGGTGCGCCGCGAACAAAGAGGAATTAATCTCACGAGACATACGAAGGATCACTTTCActgttttaaagaaaagacAATTCCCAAAATTCTTTACATACCGTCAAAGAGATGGTTTTGTTgaagataaaatttatcgacatCTCGAACCTGGTTGTGCTTTCCAATTGGAATTAAACAGAATGAGAACTTACGATCTTGAAGCTCTGCCAACCTCGAATCAAAAAATGCATCTTTACCTTGGCCGGGCAAAGGTTGCCAAAGGACAACAAGTCACCGATTATCGTTTCTTCATTCGTTCCATTATAAGACATTCTGATCTTATCACGAAGGAGGCCAGTTTCGATTATCTTCACAATGAAGGTGAACGTGTACTATTAGAGGCTATGGATGAATTAGAAGTCGCGTTCTCGCATCCGCTTGCTAAGCGTACGGAATGCAATCATATCTTCCTAAATTTCGTACCCACAGTTATTATGGATCCAGTAAGAATAGAAGAAAGCGTGACCAGTATGGTACTGAGGTACGGCCCGAGATTATGGAAATTACGAGTACGTCAGGCTGAGATTAAAATGACGATTCGGCCAGCACCAGGGAAGCCAACGTCTATTTTACGTTTGTGCATTGCCAACGATAGCGGATATAGCATAGATTTGCATCTTTATATGGAGGCAACCGATCCAAAGACTGGTATCATTCGTTTCGAATCTTATCCTTCTTCGATGGTAAATGGTACCTGGAGACCAGGACCTATGCATGGTCTTCCAATTTCTACGCCATATCTAACCAAAGATTATCTTCAAGCAAAACGGTTCCAAGCACAAAGTTCTGGCACAACGTATGTATATGATTTACCAGACATGTTTAGACAACAAACCGAAAAGATGTGGATTAAATACATAGAAGAAAGGCCACAGTGCGATATAACTATTCCAAATCCTGTGATGGATTGTGTAGAATTAGTATTAGAGGGTGACAATTTAGTGGAACAAAAACGACTTCCTGGTGAGAATAATGTTGGTATGGTCGCTTGGAGATTAAGGCTTTATACGCCAGAATATCCAGTATCTGGTCGAGACATTATACTGATAGCAAACGATTTGACACATTTGATTGGTTCTTTTGGTCCGAAGGAGGACTTAGTGTTCTGCAGAGCGTCTGAAAGAGCTAGGCAACTTGGAATTCCTCGAATATATTTCTCTGCAAATTCTGGCGCTCGCATTGGTCTAGCAGAGGAAGTGAAAGCGTTGTTCAGAATTGCTTGGGAGGATGAGGATGAACCAGAGAAAGgatttagatatatatatttaacaccAGATGATTACGCGCGTTTAGCACCGCTTAATTCAGTGAAAACTTCGTTGATCGAAGATAAGGGAGAATCTCGTTACAAGATTACCGATATTATTGGTAAAGATGACGGTCTTggtgtagaaaatttaaaatacgcTGGTATGATTGCCGGAGAAACATCGAAAGCCTATGACGAAATCGTTACGATTTCCATTGTATCTTGTAGAGCGATTGGTATCGGTGCTTACCTAGTCCGTCTTGGACAAAGGGTCattcaaatagaaaattctcaCATCATCTTAACCGGTTACAAAGCATTAAATACTGTCTTAGGCCGTGAAGTATACGCTAGTAATAATCAGTTAGGTGGTATACAAATTATGCATAATAATGGGGTATCACATGCAACAAACGTAAGGGACCTAGAGGGTGTTGCTACTGCTTTAAGATGGTTAAGCTACTGTCCCAAATTTAAGGGTGCACCCCTTCCTATATTATCAGCACCATTTCCTGATCCAGTCGACAGAGAAATCATGTATGTTCCTACAAAAGCAGCATATGATCCAAGATTCATGCTCGAGGGTAGAATACAAAATGGTACAAATTATTGGGAAAGTGGGTTCTTCGATCGTGGCTCTTGGcag GAAATTATGAGGCCTTGGGCTCAAACTGTAGTAACTGGACGAGCAAGATTAGGCGGAATACCTTGCGGTGTTATTGCAGTAGAAACAAGAACCGTTGAGTTGCACTTACCTGCTGATCCTGCTAATCTCGATTCAGAAGCTAAAACAATATCTCAAGCAGGACAAGTATGGTTCCCTGACAGTGCATACAAAACTGCTCAAGCTATCAAAGACTTTGGAAAAGAAGAGCTTccactttttatttttgctaaTTGGAGAGGATTTTCTGGTGGAATGAAAg ACATGTACGAGCAAATTATCAAATTCGGTGCTTATATTGTGGATGGCTTACGAGAATATACTAAAccaatatttgtatatatccCACCAAATGGAGAACTAAGAGGTGGTGCTTGGGCTGTCGTTGATCCAACGATAAATCCTCGCTACATGGAAATGTTTGCTGACAATACAAGCAGAGGTGGAGTTTTAGAACCTGGTGGAATAGTAGAAATCAAGTTTAGAACTAAAGACATACTTAAAGCTATGCATAGGGTTGATTCAGTAATACAGAAGCTTAAA GAAAATCTAGCCAATGCAAATTCAGCCGAAGAACGAACAGACATTGAAAGCCAAATTCGTAAGAGGGAGCAACTTTTAGAACCTATGTATCGGCAAGTAGCAGTTCACTTCGCAGATCTTCATGATACGCCAGAGAGAATGTTTGAGAAAAATACCATTCATGATATTATTCCATGGCAAAAAGCACGCAGACTGCTTTATTGGCGACTTAGAAGAAGACTTTTAGAGGATGaaataaagaaggaaattcTATCAACTCAACACACTTTGGACGTTAGACAAGTCGGTGCAATGTTGCGTAGATGGTTTATAGAAGACAAAGGTGCCACAGAATCTTATCTGTGGGATCAAGATGAAGCTGCAACGAATTGGTTGGAGAATCAACGTCAAGATGAAAATAGTGTTGTTTCCCGTAACATCACTTGTGTAAGACAAGACGCAATCGTTTCTCGAGTCAAAGAAGCCCTTGAAACTTGTCCAGAAGTGAGATTaaatgcaattttagaaattgcgCACAGATTACAACCAGCAGAACGTGCAGAATTGCAAAGAACTTTATCACAGATAGAAACGACCACACAGGAACACCACAATGATTCAAGTGCTTCGTCCTAa